atacacctaggatggcttgaaggtgagtaaatcatgggataattttcatttttgggttaactatcccaAATCATGGGataacctgtaagacctttgttcatcttcggaacacacattaagatatttttgatgaaatctgagagcaaatgtttaatatcaaatattttgtgatgatttagTGAAAATTAAACCTTTTTAACTTTCATTTTAGACCTGATGGAAGGAATTAAGGAGAGTGAACTGAATGAAGCGGAGGAGGAACATCATGTCAAAACTGAAGATAAACCATTGAGTTGCTCAGAGGCTGAAAGTAAATGTGTACAGAGAGGAGCCATCAAAAATTTCACTTGTCCTCAGTGCGGGAAAACATTCCCATACAAACAAAGTCTTAAACGTCACATGActgttcatactggagagaagcctttcacatgtgatcaatgtgggaagagttttacactaaaaggaaaccttatggaacacatgaagatccacactggagagaagccgcacacatgtgatcagtgcgggAAAACATTCTTATACAAACAAAGTCTTAAACATCATATGAGTGTTCATACTGGAGGGAAGCcgcacacatgtgatcaatgtgggaagagtttcacagtAAAAGGAGCCCTTATGGAACACACAAatatccacactggagagaagctgtacacatgtgatcagtgcgggAAAACATTCTTATACAAACAAAGTCTTAAACGTCACATGAGttttcatactggagagaagccgcacacatgtgatcaatgtgagAAGAGTTTCTCACAAAAACGAAGCCTTACAGATCACATgaaaatccacactggagagaagccacacacatgtgatcaatgcgGGAAGTGTTTTATACAAAAAGGAACCCTTATGggacacatgaggatccacactggagagaagcctcacacatgtgatcagtgcgggaagagtttcacacaaaaaggaaaccttaatgaTCACCTgaaaatccacactggagagaatcagcacacatgtgatcagtgtgggaagagtttcacagtGAAAAGAGCCTTTGAAGGACACATgaaaatccacactggagagaatctgcacacatgtgatcagtgtgggaagagttttacACTAAAAAAACTGCTTAAGAGACATGTAAAaatccacaccggagagaaaccgcacacatgtgatcagtgtgggaagagttttacACTAAAAGACCAGCTTATGAGACACATAAAaatccacaccggagagaagccgcacacatgtgatcagtgtgggaagagttttatACAAAAATCAGGCTTTAAGGAACATATgaaaatccacactggagagaagcagcacacatgtgatcagtgtgggaagagcttcacaCTAAAAAAACAGCTTAAGAGACACCAAaaaatccacactggagagaagccacacacatgtgatcagtgtgggaggAGTTTTACACTGAAAGACCAGCTTAAGAGACATATCGAaatccacaccggagagaagccgcacacatgtgatcagtgtgggaagagtttcacactaaaacaaacccttaaggatcacatgaggatccacactggagagaagccgcacacatgtgatcagtgtgggaagagtttcacactaaaacaaacccttaaggatcacatgaggatccacactggagagaagccgtacacgtgtgatcagtgcgGGAAGAGTTTCAGATTGGCAGATTCTTTTAGAGTACATATGCGTTCTCATTCtagagaaaaaacatttaactgTGATCAATGCGGTAAAAATTTTATTTGGGCAGTTTCCCTGAAGAAGCACCTCAATGTTCATACAAAGAAGCTTCACATGTGTTCTCTGTGTGGAAAGGGGTTTTTACAGCTGAGTGCTTTAAAATTACACCAAAAAAGACACAGCGGTGTGAAGAATTATGTGTGCTATATGTGTGGAAAAACCTATTTTGGAGAGGGTGAACTGAATAGGCACCAGAAAAGAAGCTgcacacaaaaaagaacccTTAATGATCACATGAAAATCCACATGGGAGAGAAGCTGCACACTTGCAATAAGTGCAGGAAGAGCTTCAGAAGTGTTCGAGCTTTGAAATTACATCTGTGTTCTCATTCTGGAGAAAGAAAGAAGcatgaaaaaaatcttttacTCGACTGAGCACTCTTAAAATACACAAGAAAACACATACCAGTGTGAAAAGACACTTGCTACAGCTGACAAAACGTCCCCAAAGAATTCACtttggagaaaaaccttacaagtgttcacattGTGACAAGAAATTCAGTCCATCAGGACAACTGAAAATACTCAAGGGCATCCACACTGaagagaagccatttcactgtCCTTCGTGTGAGAAATAAATGAGCTTCTCTACTCACTTATAATGTCTGAAATCATAGTTCCTGTTCAGATCCAGAACTTTTAGGTTCAAACGTAACACAATATGTCgagcagtaagagttgtttctTCTTTGAGATTGAGATTTACTCAAAGCTTCTCCCAGAGGAATAATATCTAAGaaatttactttcatttatgaaaaattaattaattaattaattaatttatttatttatttattttttacatctgtacaaaatgtttgtgtgctCAAGTGTACTTCAGGAAGCTGAAGAAGAGGCTATAACATTTTTAAGAGAGACATGTCTCTGAGATTTTTTATTAACTTGTTCTTCATTGATGTGCTTAGAATAGAATATCTAGTTGCTCTCCAACTTTTGATGTATTTTAGGGCTGCACGAATTGGAGAAAAAATCtaattgcgattttttttttttggttaaaattgcgatttgctatttaaaatgtgattttataaaacaacatgaaaaaatatatataaacaataccaggcttgttttgcttgtttgtagggctgcacaatttggcccAAAATTTTGtactaatatattattttgactaattatttttattattattatcattattgctACATAAATATTCTAAaccaaataagaaatattactgttgtaataactttcattattaaagtatttagcattagtatttaattataaatatgactataaataaaattaaaacttgtATGACAAAATGTGGTTAACGTGGTTACCTGTTAACATGCAAGCAGTATGTCTAAATCATTAGAAAGGTCTAAGGATttattatcaaatattatattattatgataAAAATCTGTCTcaataatttctttatttttgtcagGAGGTATGCAAAATCAAAAATGGAGTCCATGTATTTAATATGAACTACGTGCCTCTTATGCATCCACCGTGGGGGAAAAAACCCTGTACACTTATGTAcgctggagaaaaacattttgatTATATGTTTCCCTCAAAGTTCTTTAGAGAGGaattatttttcctatttttatCCTGAATAGAATTGACTGAGCTTTATTTTGGCACTAAACATGTCTGTTTCATACTAGGGCGCCCTTGAGTAGATACTCCAAATACACGCAATATAACAAACGCTGTTCCAGGAAATCCCCAATGGGCATTATGATATCGCTATATTGACTATAGTCGCTATAGTGACTGAATAAAAAGAAGgtagaataaatataaatataggtatgaataaaataaacagacaaCTACAACAATACGTGATTTATATGTTTTCTTCATGGGTATGGGTATATGGGTATTTCcgtaataataaagtatatttataatccAATGCTAATCAAAATGCTATGTCAAACGCTCAACTgacgttatgaagtgagtttggagaataaaaacacattaaatgttgtcttttattagaaaagaagttcataaaggcTTCTCATGTTTGGAAAGTTTGTATATTTGACGTGTGTTTCTAATGCAGTGCTCTCAGATGGAGTgtcatttactactgatcacagagcagcTCTTCACTAACACGCTGTGTacatatttatatcattaaaAAGCGCACCCTTTGCTATGTCATAATCGCACTAAAGCCAAATCGCGATTTCgattcgattacgattaatcgtgcagccctaatgtacaggtgctggtcatataattagaatatcatcaaaaagtttattttttttattgtaaattatttttaaaaaaaagcaactttcatatattctagattcc
The Megalobrama amblycephala isolate DHTTF-2021 unplaced genomic scaffold, ASM1881202v1 scaffold463, whole genome shotgun sequence genome window above contains:
- the LOC125261685 gene encoding oocyte zinc finger protein XlCOF6-like; its protein translation is MHSDQQEEQKFVKMFIEDYSENWTDPVKQEETKEQRDLMEGIKESELNEAEEEHHVKTEDKPLSCSEAESKCVQRGAIKNFTCPQCGKTFPYKQSLKRHMTVHTGEKPFTCDQCGKSFTLKGNLMEHMKIHTGEKPHTCDQCGKTFLYKQSLKHHMSVHTGGKPHTCDQCGKSFTVKGALMEHTNIHTGEKLYTCDQCGKTFLYKQSLKRHMSFHTGEKPHTCDQCEKSFSQKRSLTDHMKIHTGEKPHTCDQCGKCFIQKGTLMGHMRIHTGEKPHTCDQCGKSFTQKGNLNDHLKIHTGENQHTCDQCGKSFTVKRAFEGHMKIHTGENLHTCDQCGKSFTLKKLLKRHVKIHTGEKPHTCDQCGKSFTLKDQLMRHIKIHTGEKPHTCDQCGKSFIQKSGFKEHMKIHTGEKQHTCDQCGKSFTLKKQLKRHQKIHTGEKPHTCDQCGRSFTLKDQLKRHIEIHTGEKPHTCDQCGKSFTLKQTLKDHMRIHTGEKPHTCDQCGKSFTLKQTLKDHMRIHTGEKPYTCDQCGKSFRLADSFRVHMRSHSREKTFNCDQCGKNFIWAVSLKKHLNVHTKKLHMCSLCGKGFLQLSALKLHQKRHSGVKNYVCYMCGKTYFGEGELNRHQKRSCTQKRTLNDHMKIHMGEKLHTCNKCRKSFRSVRALKLHLCSHSGERKKHEKNLLLD